From the genome of Meiothermus cerbereus DSM 11376, one region includes:
- a CDS encoding vWA domain-containing protein → MLFWLRAAVMALLLLAFWGPSLPVRPVRTVVLLDQSPSVRAAVWEVAPQLNLPGAQYVAFASGAVQVASPTARRLDLGEGTLLKEALRKAQALNPDRIVLVSDGLFQDKAEPVGIPIYGIYLPPSPHISLSLLAPALPAKGETIEVRAVLDSTFAQAPASPDRGSSVGARAPASPDRGSSPERIRARLTINGPAGRLERDLELEPGRTSLGYRFQLDGPAVVTAQVESSLGSEQARLELSPSDATRVWVLGDAALARYLKAQGFAVEERQEITLPIRAEVVALGVGARDLSAAELDALQSFLNQGGSLLWTATPRGLFFGGWERTSLADSLPVEPLEEPGGVGIVLVLDVSGSMLEADKLGLAVVGSLELIRSARPQDYIGVVIFSDRPRWLFRPRPMTEQGRKEAESLLLSTSAGGGTMIRRAYLEALEALEQVPTASKQVIALTDGLAADVTPDLFDAARDASPKIKTSTVAIGADADRQFLRELAQAGGGSFWDVPSPQDLPRFFLEEAQRAFKREALEGNFPVSVRPHPVTRDTNPSALRVILPARTKPWAQTLLSSGEGAVLAVGESGRGRVAALTTDLSRSWQDWPGASALLAELVRWLAQTPARPRVQAIREDDFVKVLLEGQFERPSLRASGLEQSFAPTGPLRFEARLPKEATGQAVVFENEQPRLRFALPSLPEWRLEDGRANLGQLAEASGGQLLASTDELRRLEGRKALNLQLPLLALALLLFLLERYLEHRRFTAVAGD, encoded by the coding sequence ATGTTGTTCTGGCTTCGCGCTGCCGTGATGGCCTTGCTGCTGCTGGCATTCTGGGGGCCCAGCCTGCCTGTGCGGCCGGTGCGAACCGTTGTGTTGCTCGACCAAAGCCCCTCGGTGCGCGCGGCGGTGTGGGAGGTGGCACCGCAGCTAAATCTGCCGGGCGCGCAGTACGTGGCTTTTGCCAGCGGGGCGGTTCAGGTGGCCTCGCCCACGGCCCGCAGGCTGGATCTGGGTGAGGGTACGCTGCTTAAAGAGGCGCTGCGGAAAGCCCAGGCCCTGAACCCAGACCGCATTGTGCTGGTCTCGGATGGCCTTTTTCAGGATAAGGCCGAGCCGGTAGGCATTCCCATCTATGGCATTTATCTGCCCCCCAGCCCCCACATCTCACTATCGCTTCTGGCCCCGGCCCTGCCTGCTAAGGGTGAAACCATCGAGGTGCGGGCGGTGTTGGATTCCACCTTTGCACAAGCGCCAGCGAGTCCCGATAGGGGTTCGTCCGTTGGTGCACGAGCGCCAGCGAGTCCCGATAGGGGATCGTCCCCCGAGCGCATACGGGCCAGGCTGACCATAAACGGCCCAGCGGGGCGGCTCGAGCGCGACCTCGAGCTTGAACCTGGGCGCACCAGCCTGGGGTATCGTTTTCAGTTGGACGGGCCTGCTGTGGTAACGGCGCAGGTGGAGAGTTCCTTGGGTAGCGAACAAGCCCGCCTCGAGCTAAGCCCCTCCGACGCCACCCGGGTCTGGGTGCTGGGGGATGCGGCCCTGGCCCGCTACCTCAAAGCCCAGGGTTTCGCCGTGGAGGAGCGGCAAGAAATTACCCTGCCAATCCGGGCCGAGGTGGTGGCCCTGGGGGTAGGGGCGCGGGATCTATCGGCTGCCGAGCTGGATGCCCTGCAAAGCTTTTTGAACCAGGGCGGCAGCCTCTTGTGGACGGCCACCCCCAGGGGATTGTTTTTTGGTGGCTGGGAGCGCACCAGCCTGGCCGATAGCCTGCCGGTGGAGCCGCTGGAAGAGCCAGGTGGGGTGGGGATCGTGTTGGTGCTGGATGTCTCGGGCAGCATGCTCGAGGCCGACAAGCTGGGGTTGGCGGTGGTGGGTTCGCTCGAGCTAATCCGCTCGGCACGCCCCCAGGACTACATCGGGGTGGTAATTTTCTCCGACCGCCCGCGCTGGCTGTTCCGCCCGCGGCCCATGACCGAGCAGGGCCGCAAAGAGGCCGAGAGCCTGTTGCTGTCTACCTCGGCAGGGGGAGGCACCATGATTCGCCGGGCCTACCTCGAGGCCCTGGAGGCTTTAGAGCAAGTCCCTACCGCATCCAAACAGGTCATCGCCCTGACCGATGGGCTGGCCGCCGATGTAACCCCCGATCTGTTCGATGCGGCCCGCGATGCCAGCCCCAAGATCAAAACCAGCACGGTGGCGATTGGAGCTGACGCCGACCGCCAGTTTTTGCGTGAGCTGGCCCAGGCTGGGGGCGGCAGCTTCTGGGATGTGCCCAGCCCGCAAGACCTGCCCCGCTTTTTCCTCGAGGAGGCCCAGCGGGCCTTCAAGCGGGAAGCCCTCGAGGGCAACTTCCCGGTTTCGGTGCGGCCACATCCTGTCACCCGCGACACCAACCCTTCTGCCCTGCGGGTGATACTGCCAGCCAGAACCAAACCCTGGGCCCAGACCCTGCTCAGCTCGGGCGAGGGCGCCGTACTGGCGGTGGGGGAGAGCGGGCGGGGCCGGGTAGCGGCCCTGACCACCGACCTTTCGCGCTCCTGGCAGGACTGGCCAGGCGCCTCTGCCCTTCTGGCCGAGCTGGTGCGCTGGCTTGCGCAGACCCCGGCCCGCCCCCGTGTGCAGGCCATACGGGAGGACGATTTTGTAAAGGTGCTGCTCGAGGGCCAGTTTGAACGCCCGAGCCTGCGGGCAAGCGGGCTGGAACAGAGCTTTGCCCCTACCGGGCCCCTGCGCTTCGAGGCCCGCTTGCCCAAGGAAGCTACGGGCCAGGCGGTGGTCTTCGAGAATGAACAACCGCGCTTGCGATTTGCCTTGCCCAGCCTGCCGGAGTGGCGCCTGGAGGATGGCCGGGCCAACCTGGGCCAGCTTGCGGAAGCCAGCGGAGGCCAGTTGCTTGCCAGCACCGACGAACTCCGCCGCCTGGAGGGCCGCAAAGCCCTGAACCTGCAACTGCCACTCCTTGCCCTGGCGCTGCTGTTGTTTTTGCTGGAGCGTTACCTGGAACACAGGCGATTTACGGCGGTTGCGGGTGACTAG